A window of the Lactuca sativa cultivar Salinas chromosome 5, Lsat_Salinas_v11, whole genome shotgun sequence genome harbors these coding sequences:
- the LOC111910270 gene encoding uncharacterized protein LOC111910270 — translation MEATGEANIGGLLDKINPPLLEDAGLEDCALHPDSIQEAFLKAATAVRSHIFHDSDDESEGDCINDQWPRNESGGDRLVGITTETDPPGACAPKKGGELSEVIGDEVVIGEREGMPDKVVEPEVPDEAEKSCVDGLQGLKIQDTDDKKSETNKKSNEDEEDDEKRIPVLTEVCI, via the coding sequence ATGGAAGCCACCGGAGAAGCTAATATCGGTGGCTTGTTGGATAAAATCAACCCACCGCTACTCGAAGATGCAGGCCTTGAGGACTGTGCACTTCATCCAGACTCCATACAAGAAGCATTCCTGAAGGCGGCCACCGCTGTCCGCTCACATATTTTCCACGATTCCGATGATGAATCAGAAGGAGACTGCATCAATGATCAATGGCCTAGAAACGAATCTGGAGGTGACAGACTCGTCGGAATCACAACCGAGACCGATCCTCCGGGGGCTTGTGCTCCAAAGAAAGGCGGTGAATTGTCGGAGGTGATAGGAGACGAGGTGGTTATAGGCGAAAGAGAGGGTATGCCAGATAAGGTGGTGGAACCGGAGGTGCCAGATGAGGCGGAGAAGTCATGTGTTGATGGACTGCAAGGATTGAAGATCCAAGATACCGATGATAAGAAATCTGAAACTAACAAAAAATcgaatgaagatgaagaagacgacGAAAAAAGAATCCCAGTTTTGACTGAAGTTTGTATATGA